From the genome of Halodesulfovibrio sp. MK-HDV, one region includes:
- a CDS encoding heme-binding protein, whose amino-acid sequence MDISKDTALRMITAAEEKADELGVPMVIAVVDRGGNLIAQVRQDDALLASIDLALNKAYTAVAVKVSTETLGELAQPGQSLYGIQTDKQGRFVIFGGGLPVAHEDVIIGGIGVSGGSVEQDIACANAGLSAYC is encoded by the coding sequence ATGGATATATCAAAAGATACAGCATTACGAATGATCACAGCTGCTGAAGAGAAGGCTGATGAGTTAGGTGTCCCAATGGTTATTGCCGTTGTTGACAGGGGTGGAAATTTGATTGCTCAGGTTCGTCAGGATGACGCTCTGTTGGCTAGTATCGATCTTGCCTTGAATAAAGCCTACACCGCTGTGGCTGTAAAGGTTTCCACAGAGACTCTTGGAGAACTCGCACAACCGGGTCAGAGTTTGTATGGAATCCAAACAGACAAACAGGGTCGTTTTGTGATTTTTGGTGGTGGACTCCCTGTAGCACATGAGGACGTAATTATTGGCGGAATTGGTGTGAGTGGTGGAAGTGTGGAGCAAGACATTGCTTGTGCCAATGCTGGCTTGAGTGCGTATTGTTAA
- a CDS encoding PocR ligand-binding domain-containing protein: MPANTARNNDVLLSLHGEIASLQERITLLEAEETLWKNLGQSCDFPPESNTPLPEEIHFKFENIFDLTAIQKIQDSFAEATNVASIITDPEGRPITKPSGFCSLCNDVIRKTKLGLKNCMRSDAAFGTLNPLEPIMRPCLSSGLLDGGTSIYVGKRHIANWIIGQRRTSSEPDQKIIAYAKAIGADEEAYRTAYDNVPIMPKEQFYKVCNALCLIANQLSTLAQQNYRQAQAIARRQQAEHALRESEERFRQLSDSTFEAIFIHHKGKILEANKAAITLFGFTREELIGRTINSLAAPEFREAIREYSEQGGNLWFQGEFQCKNTLSIICEVQERNITFQGRNVRVCAVRDITQRIQSEQEAKEKEQQLIQADKMVSLGVLVSGVAHEINNPNSFMTMNLPLINDVWQSITPILDDYYKENGDFLAGGLEYSSLREELPNLVSRMQDGASRIKGIVNNLKDYSRVEPSQLMWDVDINDMIRSSLPLLEKLISMHTNSFTTNLATNLPPVQGNRQRLSQVFINLLVNACEALIDKDDNVTVTSQYLEDLRTVEIVVVDTGSGIPEHLLSKITDPFFTTKRDSGGTGLGLSVSSAIVQEHSGTLQFMPHPDGGTIAQLHLPIADHGEKDVR; this comes from the coding sequence ATGCCTGCAAATACCGCACGCAATAATGATGTTCTATTGTCGTTACATGGAGAAATAGCGTCACTCCAAGAACGCATTACGTTGCTTGAAGCAGAAGAAACCCTGTGGAAAAACCTCGGGCAATCCTGCGACTTTCCGCCCGAATCAAACACTCCTCTTCCCGAAGAAATTCATTTCAAATTCGAAAATATTTTTGATCTTACTGCGATCCAGAAAATTCAAGATTCCTTTGCAGAAGCAACCAATGTGGCTTCAATCATTACAGACCCTGAAGGAAGACCAATCACTAAACCGAGTGGTTTCTGCAGCCTGTGTAATGATGTTATTCGCAAGACTAAGTTGGGACTAAAAAACTGTATGCGCTCAGACGCAGCATTCGGGACGCTTAATCCCCTAGAACCTATCATGCGACCATGCTTAAGCAGCGGACTTCTGGACGGCGGAACAAGCATTTATGTAGGCAAACGCCACATTGCAAACTGGATTATTGGGCAGCGTCGAACATCTTCAGAACCAGATCAAAAGATTATTGCGTACGCTAAGGCGATTGGAGCAGATGAAGAGGCATATCGAACAGCATATGACAACGTACCAATCATGCCTAAAGAACAATTCTACAAGGTATGTAATGCACTGTGCCTCATTGCGAATCAGCTTTCCACGCTTGCACAACAAAATTACCGACAAGCGCAAGCCATTGCCAGACGTCAACAAGCGGAACATGCATTGCGAGAAAGTGAAGAACGCTTCAGACAACTTTCCGATTCCACTTTTGAGGCAATCTTTATCCACCACAAAGGAAAGATACTGGAAGCGAACAAAGCCGCAATCACCCTGTTTGGTTTCACACGGGAAGAACTCATAGGCAGGACAATCAATTCTCTTGCTGCACCTGAATTTAGAGAAGCAATTCGTGAATATTCTGAGCAAGGTGGGAATTTATGGTTTCAGGGGGAATTTCAATGCAAAAATACGCTGTCGATAATCTGTGAAGTGCAAGAGCGAAACATTACGTTTCAAGGCAGAAACGTTCGTGTTTGTGCTGTTCGCGACATCACTCAGCGCATTCAGTCTGAGCAAGAGGCAAAGGAAAAAGAGCAGCAACTTATTCAGGCAGATAAAATGGTCTCGCTGGGGGTTTTAGTTTCGGGCGTTGCACACGAAATCAACAATCCCAACAGCTTTATGACAATGAACTTGCCGCTCATTAATGACGTTTGGCAAAGCATTACGCCTATCCTGGACGACTATTACAAAGAGAACGGGGACTTTCTGGCAGGAGGATTAGAATATTCTTCGTTACGGGAAGAGCTACCGAACCTAGTTTCCCGTATGCAAGACGGCGCATCACGGATCAAGGGAATCGTTAACAACCTGAAAGATTACTCACGTGTTGAGCCAAGCCAATTAATGTGGGACGTCGATATAAACGACATGATCCGCAGCTCTCTTCCTCTTCTGGAAAAACTAATTTCAATGCACACTAACAGCTTTACCACCAACCTCGCTACGAACCTTCCACCAGTACAGGGCAACAGACAGCGCCTTTCACAAGTCTTCATCAATCTACTCGTTAACGCCTGCGAGGCTCTTATCGACAAAGACGACAACGTCACCGTCACATCGCAATATCTTGAAGACTTACGAACAGTTGAAATTGTCGTAGTCGACACAGGAAGCGGTATTCCTGAACATTTATTATCGAAAATTACCGATCCGTTTTTCACGACAAAGCGAGATTCCGGAGGTACAGGTCTCGGCTTATCCGTTTCTTCAGCCATTGTGCAGGAACATTCCGGAACCCTACAATTCATGCCTCACCCCGACGGGGGCACCATTGCACAACTCCATCTACCAATTGCTGACCATGGAGAAAAAGATGTCCGATAA
- a CDS encoding sigma-54 dependent transcriptional regulator has product MLASFKTTLRSKGIGNVVTENDSSKLLSILASQRFCAVAIDLMMPKLSGEELIPQIVTQHPNIPILVISGLNQVKSAVNCMRLGAFDFIVKTEERDTLIAAVRHAIEMFELRQENSSLRERFFKKELDHPEYFENIVTQNKEMHSIFQYIEAIAETSRPVLITGESGVGKELVARAVHNSSGRTGEFVALNIAGLDDNIVADTLFGHTKGAYTGATKPRMGLVEKAKNGTLFLDEIGDLSLASQTKLLRLLQEHEYLPLGSDMAKRSSARIVAATHQNLNELQESSQFRRDLFYRLRGHLLHIPPLRDRKEDLPQLISHFVHEAEINLGKMVTSNPTELADYLSQYTFPGNIRELKNLILDCSGTCVDGLLSTTHVQRLLTHSYDYQPESAKAQQPEAPVTFGSTLPSLKEIRAALINEALIRANNNQSGAAQLIGVTRQAISKYLRE; this is encoded by the coding sequence ATGCTCGCCAGCTTCAAAACAACTCTACGCTCTAAAGGGATAGGTAATGTTGTAACAGAAAACGACAGTAGCAAGCTGCTTTCCATTTTGGCATCACAAAGATTCTGTGCGGTTGCGATTGACCTTATGATGCCCAAGCTGTCAGGCGAAGAGCTTATTCCACAAATAGTCACCCAGCATCCTAATATTCCAATCCTTGTAATCTCCGGACTTAATCAGGTAAAAAGTGCTGTTAACTGCATGCGCCTTGGTGCTTTTGATTTTATAGTTAAGACTGAAGAACGCGACACTCTCATCGCCGCAGTTCGTCACGCCATCGAAATGTTTGAGCTACGACAGGAAAACTCTTCACTTCGAGAACGTTTTTTCAAAAAAGAGCTGGACCACCCAGAGTATTTTGAAAATATCGTTACGCAAAATAAAGAAATGCATTCCATCTTCCAATATATTGAGGCAATTGCTGAAACATCCCGCCCTGTACTCATTACAGGAGAAAGTGGTGTCGGCAAAGAGCTGGTAGCGAGAGCTGTGCACAACTCCAGTGGACGTACTGGAGAATTTGTTGCTCTCAACATTGCTGGTCTTGATGATAATATAGTTGCAGACACACTGTTCGGGCACACTAAAGGAGCCTATACAGGAGCAACAAAACCCCGAATGGGGCTTGTAGAAAAAGCAAAGAACGGCACACTGTTTCTTGATGAAATTGGAGACTTGAGCCTCGCTTCACAGACAAAACTCCTACGCCTTCTTCAGGAACATGAATATCTGCCACTTGGGTCAGATATGGCAAAGCGTTCCTCTGCACGTATTGTCGCTGCTACCCACCAAAACCTCAACGAATTACAAGAAAGCAGCCAGTTTAGGCGAGACTTATTCTACAGACTGCGAGGGCATTTACTGCACATACCGCCCCTTCGGGATCGCAAGGAAGACCTTCCTCAACTCATCTCACATTTTGTGCATGAAGCAGAAATCAATTTAGGAAAAATGGTTACATCAAACCCAACGGAACTCGCAGATTACCTATCGCAATACACGTTCCCGGGAAACATACGAGAGCTGAAAAACCTCATACTAGATTGTTCAGGCACCTGTGTTGACGGTTTGTTGAGCACTACGCACGTGCAAAGACTTCTCACCCACTCCTACGATTACCAACCTGAATCTGCAAAAGCACAACAGCCTGAAGCTCCAGTTACATTTGGCTCCACCCTTCCTTCATTAAAAGAAATTCGTGCAGCTCTCATCAACGAAGCCCTCATACGCGCAAACAACAACCAATCCGGCGCTGCGCAGCTTATAGGAGTGACACGTCAGGCAATAAGCAAGTATCTGCGAGAGTAA
- a CDS encoding exopolysaccharide biosynthesis polyprenyl glycosylphosphotransferase gives MITARISAPTKEACQLPADCKHTGVQKNDQTIFVFCPVKDKERIHSTLLQNNILHRINEYSASFDSDSILCHFKSWNLPAVQQNQLIDATKTGAWVEPLTCFLDRYLGYTEIELLHEQYFLHQKAFPILSRKRHAFIKRIFDVTFALLLLIFTLPICLLTALAIKYESEGPVLFRQRRTGQHDKEFDVIKFRSMSIDAEKYGAQWASQNDSRVTKVGNFIRKTRIDELPQLINVIKGEMSLIGPRPEREVFIHELEKVIPYYRFRHTIKPGISGLAQVKYAYGASVEDAMWKHKYDTYYIKHHNMLLDIKILLWTVKTVLFRMGR, from the coding sequence ATGATAACTGCTCGAATCAGTGCACCTACTAAAGAAGCTTGCCAGTTACCAGCAGATTGTAAGCATACTGGCGTACAAAAAAACGACCAGACTATTTTTGTTTTTTGTCCTGTTAAAGATAAAGAACGGATACATAGTACTCTTTTGCAAAATAATATTTTGCATAGAATTAACGAGTATTCTGCTTCTTTCGACTCTGATTCTATTCTTTGCCACTTTAAGAGCTGGAACTTGCCAGCAGTGCAGCAAAATCAGTTAATTGACGCCACTAAAACTGGGGCTTGGGTCGAACCGCTTACATGCTTTTTAGACAGATACTTGGGATATACTGAAATAGAGTTATTACACGAGCAGTACTTTCTTCATCAAAAAGCATTTCCCATTTTATCTCGCAAACGGCACGCCTTCATCAAACGTATATTTGATGTAACTTTCGCCTTACTACTACTAATCTTCACATTACCAATCTGCCTGCTCACCGCATTGGCAATCAAATACGAATCAGAAGGCCCTGTTCTTTTTAGACAACGCCGAACAGGACAACATGACAAAGAATTTGATGTGATCAAGTTCAGATCAATGAGCATTGATGCTGAAAAATATGGGGCACAGTGGGCTTCTCAAAATGACAGCAGAGTTACCAAGGTGGGAAATTTTATACGAAAAACGCGCATTGATGAACTACCTCAGCTCATCAATGTCATCAAAGGCGAGATGTCTCTCATTGGTCCACGCCCAGAACGAGAAGTTTTTATCCATGAATTAGAAAAAGTAATCCCGTACTACCGCTTCCGCCACACCATCAAGCCCGGAATATCAGGCTTGGCACAAGTAAAATATGCATACGGCGCTTCAGTTGAAGATGCGATGTGGAAGCATAAATACGATACGTATTACATTAAGCACCACAACATGCTCTTAGACATTAAAATTCTTCTATGGACCGTCAAGACTGTCTTATTCAGGATGGGACGATAG
- a CDS encoding glycosyltransferase family 1 protein yields the protein MNIVVDGRMINHSGIGVYTNELLTLLNDKSYSVVVLLSKNDASKFGFKNLHVKTIEFGRYSWKNLFYLRKHIKDSDIYFCPFLSIPPVFSSVPVVTTVHDLCPVSERKVFGTRVAIAYWAIMLLQLVVSRQVVTISNFTRSEISKWFCSLFDDKVSVVSNGLSVKEQPNHTKSTYPVDSPYILTVGNIKPHKNIMNLARTFLQSKWCTTHRLVIVGDHQGFRTKERDIMIDDSRIIFTGKISDAELDQLYQHASLFVYPSFYEGFGLPLLEAMSYQLPIACSSIPPFQEIAGDSVTYFNPHHLNSFWKNLKSFDSSNHYDEILNKYTWKANLEKLLTIFKQSSSTGHQNLTHEG from the coding sequence ATGAATATAGTTGTTGACGGACGTATGATTAATCATTCTGGAATCGGTGTTTACACTAACGAACTATTAACGTTGCTTAATGATAAATCCTATTCCGTTGTGGTTTTACTTAGTAAAAATGATGCTTCAAAGTTCGGCTTTAAGAATTTACACGTAAAAACAATTGAATTCGGTAGATATTCTTGGAAAAACTTATTCTATTTGCGCAAGCATATTAAAGATTCCGATATTTATTTTTGTCCTTTTCTTTCTATCCCCCCCGTTTTCTCTTCAGTTCCTGTCGTAACAACAGTTCATGACCTCTGCCCTGTATCCGAACGTAAAGTTTTTGGTACACGAGTTGCGATAGCGTATTGGGCGATAATGCTCCTTCAGCTTGTTGTAAGCAGGCAAGTTGTCACCATTTCAAATTTTACGCGCTCAGAAATCAGCAAGTGGTTCTGTAGCCTCTTCGACGATAAAGTGTCTGTCGTCTCGAATGGCTTGTCTGTTAAAGAGCAACCCAACCATACAAAATCAACATATCCCGTAGACTCTCCTTATATACTCACCGTTGGAAATATTAAGCCTCATAAGAACATCATGAACTTAGCTAGAACATTCTTGCAAAGTAAATGGTGTACCACACACCGACTGGTAATCGTGGGCGATCATCAAGGGTTCCGCACGAAAGAACGGGATATAATGATTGATGACAGCCGTATTATTTTTACAGGTAAAATTTCTGATGCTGAATTAGATCAACTGTATCAACACGCGAGCTTATTTGTATATCCGTCTTTTTATGAAGGGTTTGGTTTACCTTTGCTCGAAGCTATGTCCTACCAATTACCAATTGCATGCTCGTCCATTCCTCCATTTCAAGAAATTGCCGGAGACAGCGTAACGTATTTTAATCCGCACCATCTCAATTCTTTTTGGAAGAATCTAAAGTCCTTCGACTCTTCAAACCATTACGATGAAATTCTTAACAAATACACATGGAAAGCAAACTTAGAAAAGTTATTAACTATTTTTAAGCAGTCTTCTTCTACTGGCCATCAGAACCTTACGCATGAGGGATAG
- a CDS encoding glycosyltransferase — translation MSKKILQLGKLFPPFFGGIESVSYELALGIKAAGHVSDVLCVNEVGKKDSFDDVRGVHVTRCASFFKFASVYFSLSYILNWIKSRKKYDVIHVHCPNPLANIALLFFPTRAHVVVHWHSDIVKQKKLKVLYQPLQNWLLKRANRIIATSEVYAKSSSDLQQFLHKISIIPIGIDPDKLETTSDGVEAIRSRYQNKKIVFSLGRHVYYKGFKYLISAAKELPEDYIILLGGTGNLSSELYQQVEQYGLTEKVQFLGKISTEELGDYYSACDVFCLPSIERSEAFGVVQLEAMSLGKPVVSTSIPGSGVGWVNKDGISGRVVSPKNVTALRDAIVELCDNPIPQKTIQQHFTNNFSSSVMVNRTLTLYSQLL, via the coding sequence ATGAGCAAAAAAATACTACAGCTAGGAAAACTCTTCCCTCCGTTTTTTGGTGGCATTGAAAGTGTATCTTATGAACTTGCATTAGGAATTAAAGCGGCAGGACATGTTAGCGATGTATTATGCGTTAACGAGGTAGGAAAAAAAGATTCTTTTGATGATGTTCGCGGCGTGCATGTCACGCGCTGCGCTTCTTTTTTTAAATTTGCGAGTGTGTATTTTTCTCTCAGTTATATTCTAAACTGGATAAAAAGCAGAAAAAAATACGATGTTATTCACGTCCATTGTCCTAATCCATTAGCAAACATCGCACTACTTTTCTTTCCTACACGCGCTCATGTTGTGGTTCATTGGCATAGTGATATTGTTAAACAGAAAAAACTAAAAGTTCTGTATCAGCCCCTTCAAAACTGGCTATTGAAGCGTGCAAACAGAATTATTGCTACGAGTGAGGTCTACGCAAAATCTTCTTCAGATTTACAGCAGTTCCTGCATAAAATTTCGATAATCCCAATCGGTATCGACCCGGACAAACTTGAAACAACAAGTGACGGTGTTGAAGCCATCAGATCAAGATATCAGAATAAGAAAATTGTTTTTTCCTTAGGACGGCATGTATACTATAAGGGCTTTAAATACTTAATCTCGGCTGCCAAAGAGCTGCCTGAAGACTACATCATACTACTTGGCGGCACTGGGAATTTATCCTCTGAACTGTATCAACAGGTTGAGCAGTATGGTCTTACAGAAAAAGTTCAATTTTTAGGAAAGATATCGACAGAAGAATTAGGCGATTACTACTCAGCTTGCGATGTTTTCTGCCTTCCATCCATTGAACGCTCTGAAGCATTTGGCGTGGTTCAACTTGAAGCTATGAGCTTAGGAAAGCCAGTGGTGTCGACTTCCATTCCCGGTTCGGGAGTAGGATGGGTTAATAAAGATGGTATATCAGGAAGAGTCGTTTCACCTAAAAACGTTACAGCGTTACGTGATGCAATAGTAGAGCTTTGTGACAATCCAATTCCTCAAAAGACTATTCAACAACACTTTACGAATAACTTTTCTTCATCTGTTATGGTGAACCGCACGTTAACACTCTACAGTCAGCTACTGTAA